One Ferribacterium limneticum genomic window, GGCCTGGCGAACCTGGACGCCGCGCGCGGCCAGATCGGCCACTTTCTCGGGATTGCGCACGGCCGCGACGATTTCACCGGCCGGCAGTTTTTTCAGCAGGGCTTCGATAACCAGTCTGCCAAGTTGGCCGGATGCTCCAGTAACGACGATCATGATTGAAATTCCTTTATTTCGTTGAGGGGAAGCAGCAGAATAACGACAGCACTAACTTTTAGTAAGTACGCACTTAAAGGTAAGTACAAAATGCATAACGCCGATGAAACCACCACACCAACTATCTCCGACCTCATGCGGCGCGGCGAACTGTTTTCGGAAAAATGTCCGTCCCGCGAGGTCTTGAAACACGTCACCAGCCGCTGGGGCGTCCTGTTGCTCGTCGCCCTGCTCGGCGGAACCCAGCGCTTCAGCGACCTGCGACGCAAGGTGAACGGAATCAGCGAAAAAATGCTGGCCCAGACCCTGCAATGGCTGGAAGGTGACGGTTTCGTCGAACGCATCTCCTACCCCGT contains:
- a CDS encoding winged helix-turn-helix transcriptional regulator — translated: MHNADETTTPTISDLMRRGELFSEKCPSREVLKHVTSRWGVLLLVALLGGTQRFSDLRRKVNGISEKMLAQTLQWLEGDGFVERISYPVVPPHVEYRLTPLGEEIGLKVEALADWIEVKLPEILATRRQSVSVPAR